From Heptranchias perlo isolate sHepPer1 unplaced genomic scaffold, sHepPer1.hap1 HAP1_SCAFFOLD_47, whole genome shotgun sequence, one genomic window encodes:
- the LOC137313354 gene encoding NACHT, LRR and PYD domains-containing protein 3-like: MYKCSHNRSSIRGEIKVILRSSFYVNANNIENHFLTVLIEDVQQKHKETLRVQTETLRVNTILIKEKVKIFQLVTLYTELTVISTVRDRTLVEHELLARGRDHEEWREKHLRRELEKIRINQLYHRSFSRRGSLFRKMKGFFQGSSSWSSAAVSGVAGIGKTTMVQKIVYDWATGKIYPQFQFVFSFKFRDLNAINCRINLRNLILDLYPYFGNILGDLWKNPERLLFIFDGLDEFKDTIDFADNRRNTEPQYMCTDPEDWCEVSDIVYSLIQHKLLPGCSVLVTSRPTALHLLEKAEISVWAEILGFVGEERKEYFNKLFEDQSVAAAVFKHVEENEILYTMCYNPSYCWILGLSLGPFFTQRDRKHQRVPKTITQLYSYYIYNILKNHGREIESPRDVLLKIGEMAYTGVSEKKIVFTNGDLIKYNLQPSQFLSGFMMELLERDGSAQSVVYTFPHLTIQEFVAALAQFLTPDPGDIGKLLSEAHSKDDGRFEIFVRFVVGLSSSQSARPLEEFLGPFLHQTICGVIDWVKEKVEGGIGNIASETGKRNLLNTFHYLFESQNQTLARVTVGSVEILTFSELLLTPIDCAVLSHVIELCDTIKELDLENCSIQCEGLQRLGPVLHRCQVLRLGRNKLGDSGVKLLSTALRNPDSKIQKLQLWANDLTASCTVDLSSALSTNRSLTVLNLSNNKLGDSGVKLLSAALRNPDCKIQELELCDNDLTASCTKDLSSALSTNRSLTVLDLSNNKVGDSGVKLLSAALRKPDCKIQTLWLRANDLTDSCTKDLVSALSTNRSLTVLDLSKNKLGDSGVKLLSAALRNPDCKIQKLELWNNGLTDSCTEDLSSALSTNRSLTVLNLSDNKLGDSGVKLLTAALRNPDCKIQELDLSNVGLTDSCTDDLVSALSTNRSLTVLTMGSNSFTDRSAPALRSLTLTRRSLEWIGLWGNQFSSNGKNQLESLRESRRGLRVGV, from the exons ATGTACAAATGTTCACACAACAGATCATCAATCCGTGGAGAAAT taaagtgatattgagaaGTTCTTTTTATGTCAATGCAAAtaacattgagaaccactttctgactgttctaattgaagatgttcaacagaaacacaaggaaacactccgggtccaaactgaaacactgagagtgaacacgatcctaataaaggagaaggttaagattttccagctggtcactctatacactgaactaacggtcatttctactgttcgagatcggacacttgtagaacatgaactgctggcaagaggccgagaccatgaagagtggagagagaaacacctccggagagaactggaaaaaatccgaattAATCAATTGTACCACAGAAGTTTTTCCAGGAGAGGCAGTTTGTTCCGGAAAATGAAGGGTTTCTTCCAGGGATCCAGTTCttggagttcagcagcagtgagcggagtcgcggggattggaaaaacaacaatggtacaaaagattgtttatgactgggccactgggaaaatatacccacaatttcaatttgttttcagttttaaattccgggatttgaacgcgattaactgtagaataaacctgaggaatctgatactggatctgtatccttactttgggaatattctgggagatctctggaagaacccagagagattactgtttatattcgatggtttagatgaattcaaggacaccatcgattttgctgacaatcggagaaatacagaacctcagtacatgtgcacagatcctgaagactggtgtgaagtgtctgacattgtgtacagtttaatacagcacaagctgctcccaggatgttcagtgctcgtgaccagccgccccactgcattacatttattggaaaaggctgagatcagtgtctgggctgaaatcctgggatttgttggtgaagaacggaaggaatatttcaacaagttgtTTGAAGATCAgtcggtggcagcagctgttttcaaacatgtggaggagaacgagatcctgtacaccatgtgttacaacccttcctactgctggatcctcggtctgtcactgggtcccttcttcacacaaagagacaggaaacaccagcgagttcccaagaccatcacccaactatattcctactatatttacaacattctgaaaaaccatggccgagagattgaatccccccgtgatgtgttactgaagatcggtgagatggcctacacaggagtctccgagaagaagattgtgtttacaaatggagatttgatcaagtacaatcttcaaccttcccagttcctgtctgggttcatgatggaacttttggagagagatggttctgcccagagtgtggtttacacattcccgcacctcaccatccaagagtttgtagctgcactcgcacaattcctgactccagatcctggGGACATcgggaaactcctcagtgaagcccacagcaaggatgatgggcgatttgagatatttgtccgttttgttgttggtctctcctcctcacagtcagctcggcccctggaggagtttctgggtccatttcttcatcaaacaatctgtggagtgattgactgggtgaaggagaaggttgaaggaggGATTGGAAACATAGCGAGTGAAACTGGTAAAAggaacctcctgaacacattccactacctgtttgagtctcagaatcaaacactggcccgtgtcacagtgggatctgtggaaataCTTACATTTAGTGAATTGctactgaccccgattgactgcgCGGTGCTGTCTCACGTCATTGAACTCTGTGACACAATAAAAGAACTCGACCTGGAGAACTGCTCCATTCAatgtgaaggactccagcggctgggacccgtACTACACAgatgccaggtgttgag actggggagaaataaactgggagattcaggagtgaaactactgtctacgGCTCTGAGAAACCCGGActctaaaatacagaaactgca gttatgggcgaacgatctcacagcttcttgtaccgtggatctctcctccgctctcagtacaaaccgttcactgacggttctgaacctgagtaataataaactgggagattcaggagtgaaactactgtctgcggctctgaggaacccggactgtaaaatacaggaactgga gttatgtgataacgatctcacagcttcttgtaccaaggatctctcctccgctctcagtacaaaccggtcactgacggttctggacCTGAGTAATAATAAAGTGGGAGATTCAGgcgtgaaactactgtctgcggctctgaggaaaccggactgtaaaatacagacattgtg GTTACGGGCCaacgatctcacagattcttgtaccaagGATctagtctccgctctcagtacaaaccggtcactgacggttctggacCTGAGtaaaaataaactgggagattcaggagtgaaactactatctgcggctctgaggaacccggactgtaaaatacagaaactgga GTTATGGAATaatggtctcacagattcttgcaccgaggatctctcctccgctcttaGTACAAACCGttcactgacggttctgaacctgagtgataataaactgggagattcaggagtgaaactactgactgcggctctgaggaacccggactgtaaaatacaggaactgga tctgtccaatgtgggtctcacagattcttgtaccgatgatctcgtctccgctctcagtacaaaccggtcactgacggttctaaccatgggatcaaactccttcacagaccgatctgcccccgctctccgctccctcacattgacccgcaggagtctggagtggatcgg GCTGTGGgggaatcagttcagttcaaacgggAAGaatcagctggagtcactgcgggaatccagacgcggactgagagtgggagtatga